The Candidatus Methanoperedens sp. genome has a window encoding:
- a CDS encoding coenzyme F420-0:L-glutamate ligase, whose amino-acid sequence MNAAVFAVENIPLIKKGDDIARILAQRAQLCEHDIIVISSTVVSKSEGGIISLKNMKFTERAELIAMKNKTDPRFVQAVLDESVEILLESPFLLVRTKNGSICVNAGIDHSNVEGSDNILLLPKNPDKSASDLKKSLFNYTGKNVSVVITDTNGRAFRTGQTGAAIGCAGIKPTRDWRGTKDLFGRVLEVKNEGIVDEIAGFANILMGEGDGGMPIVVTRGLDLYSESDGINEIYRPEKEDVIRRAILKSRSV is encoded by the coding sequence TTGAATGCAGCAGTATTTGCCGTAGAAAATATTCCGCTCATCAAGAAAGGCGATGACATAGCCCGTATTCTGGCACAAAGAGCACAACTTTGCGAACATGACATTATTGTCATTTCTTCGACTGTTGTTTCCAAATCCGAAGGAGGGATAATTTCCCTGAAAAACATGAAGTTTACAGAGAGAGCAGAGCTTATAGCTATGAAGAATAAAACCGATCCGCGGTTTGTCCAGGCTGTGCTTGATGAAAGCGTTGAAATATTGCTTGAATCCCCTTTTCTTCTTGTCCGCACAAAGAACGGCAGTATCTGCGTTAATGCAGGAATTGACCATTCTAATGTAGAAGGCAGCGACAATATCCTTCTGCTTCCGAAAAATCCTGATAAGAGCGCATCTGACCTGAAAAAATCATTATTTAATTACACCGGTAAGAATGTCAGTGTAGTTATCACAGATACCAACGGCAGGGCATTCCGTACAGGACAGACCGGTGCAGCCATTGGATGCGCCGGGATTAAACCAACACGGGACTGGCGCGGGACAAAAGACCTGTTCGGCAGGGTGCTTGAAGTAAAAAATGAAGGCATTGTTGATGAAATAGCAGGTTTTGCCAACATATTGATGGGTGAAGGCGATGGCGGTATGCCCATAGTCGTTACCAGGGGTCTTGACCTTTATAGTGAATCTGATGGGATAAACGAAATATACAGGCCTGAAAAAGAAGACGTGATACGTAGGGCGATCCTTAAATCCCGGTCAGTTTGA
- the gmd gene encoding GDP-mannose 4,6-dehydratase — MNKTALITGITGQDGAYLAEFLLNKGYIVHGIKRRSSSFNTERIDHLYKDPHERNVNFFMHYGDLTDSTNLIRIVQETRPDEIYNLAAQSHVQVSFETPEYTANSDAVGTLRLLEAIRILGLEKKTRFYQASTSELYGKVQEIPQKETTPFYPRSPYAAAKLYAYWITRNYREAYGMYACNGILFNHESPIRGETFVTRKITMAVARIKKGLQKKLYLGNLDAKRDWGFARDYVEAMWLMLQQDEPDDFVIATGKTHSVREFVEFAFREAGIELEWKGTGVDEVGVDSANGDILIEIDRRYFRPTEVDILIGDPAKAKKKLGWEAKVQFEELIKIMMTEDMKSLAE; from the coding sequence ATGAATAAAACAGCTTTAATAACTGGCATTACAGGACAGGATGGCGCATATCTTGCAGAGTTCCTTCTGAACAAGGGATACATCGTTCATGGAATAAAAAGAAGATCATCATCTTTTAATACGGAGCGGATAGATCATTTATACAAAGATCCGCATGAGAGGAACGTGAATTTCTTCATGCATTACGGAGATCTGACCGATTCCACAAACCTGATAAGAATTGTCCAGGAGACCCGGCCTGACGAAATATACAATCTTGCAGCCCAGAGCCATGTGCAGGTTTCTTTCGAAACCCCTGAATACACTGCAAATTCTGATGCAGTCGGAACATTGAGGCTTCTTGAAGCTATAAGGATACTTGGGTTGGAAAAGAAAACAAGATTCTATCAGGCTTCAACCAGCGAACTCTATGGTAAGGTACAGGAAATCCCGCAAAAAGAGACAACACCATTCTATCCAAGAAGCCCTTATGCTGCTGCCAAGTTATATGCTTACTGGATAACCAGGAACTACAGGGAAGCGTATGGCATGTACGCATGCAATGGTATACTTTTCAATCATGAATCCCCAATCCGCGGCGAGACATTCGTTACCAGGAAGATCACGATGGCGGTAGCCAGAATAAAAAAAGGGCTACAGAAAAAATTATATCTTGGAAATCTGGATGCAAAAAGAGATTGGGGATTTGCCAGGGATTATGTGGAAGCCATGTGGCTAATGCTCCAGCAGGATGAGCCAGATGATTTTGTTATAGCAACGGGAAAGACGCATTCTGTGCGTGAGTTCGTGGAGTTTGCATTCAGGGAAGCTGGGATTGAGCTTGAATGGAAAGGAACTGGTGTGGACGAGGTTGGTGTGGATTCGGCGAACGGGGATATTTTAATTGAGATAGATAGGCGTTATTTCAGGCCGACTGAGGTGGATATATTGATTGGGGATCCGGCGAAGGCTAAAAAGAAGCTGGGGTGGGAAGCAAAAGTCCAATTTGAAGAATTGATAAAAATAATGATGACAGAGGATATGAAATCTTTGGCAGAATAA
- a CDS encoding flippase produces the protein MFKLNTFFSRIMSIDVIQRQSIVSFIGQIGLKFIGFLSTMYVAHAVGPGVIGEYFLFIAYLSIVGLVTDGGFGGAAVKRISEGEEQDEYFSAFVVLRFVFVMVVVAVLIAFRSYFIDFNNSTFIWFLLALIASFFGGAFSSGIQGCGKIGISATASFIENVSRIIFQVILIFLGYGFGGLAGGFIAGIIVGSIVLLHFFDLHFVHFGWEHIKSLSKFSIWIFLISGGMIVFSTTDTVMIGYYLNKAEVGVYNIVLQFASLAAFTTIALNSTLFPKISRWGKIGETGLIEKSLSRAFTYSFILAMPMLAGGVLLGDKLLYYLYGADFGRGYITMVVLLIVQIVNIFQYSFISYLIALDHLKDLFKITLVAIAVNIALNALLIPAIGITGAAVATLATMVFNAVLAMRLLSKKIIIRMEIGSLLNILMAALAMSLLVGGFRMLVPLSNVWLVLVPVVLGAVVYVSLVLKFDMKIFNELKKIVTLNK, from the coding sequence ATGTTCAAATTAAACACCTTCTTTTCACGCATTATGAGCATAGATGTAATCCAGAGACAGAGTATAGTATCGTTTATCGGGCAGATTGGACTTAAATTTATCGGTTTTTTAAGTACAATGTATGTTGCACATGCGGTGGGTCCAGGCGTTATAGGCGAATATTTCCTGTTTATTGCCTATCTTAGCATCGTTGGTCTTGTGACAGATGGCGGATTTGGCGGAGCTGCAGTTAAACGTATCAGTGAGGGAGAAGAGCAGGATGAGTATTTCAGTGCTTTTGTCGTACTTCGTTTTGTTTTTGTGATGGTGGTAGTGGCTGTACTTATCGCTTTTCGCAGTTATTTTATTGATTTTAACAATAGTACATTTATCTGGTTTTTACTGGCACTGATAGCATCATTTTTTGGGGGGGCCTTTTCAAGCGGTATACAAGGATGTGGAAAAATAGGGATCAGTGCAACTGCCAGTTTCATTGAAAATGTTTCTCGTATTATTTTTCAGGTCATTTTGATTTTCTTAGGTTATGGATTTGGAGGCCTTGCTGGTGGTTTTATTGCCGGGATAATTGTTGGATCTATAGTACTGCTACATTTTTTTGACTTGCATTTTGTGCATTTCGGATGGGAGCACATCAAAAGCCTTTCAAAATTTTCAATATGGATATTTTTGATCTCAGGTGGAATGATAGTATTTTCGACAACAGATACGGTTATGATAGGCTATTATCTTAATAAAGCCGAGGTGGGTGTGTACAATATAGTACTGCAATTTGCATCATTGGCAGCATTTACAACAATCGCACTTAATTCGACATTATTTCCCAAGATTAGTCGGTGGGGAAAGATTGGTGAAACCGGATTGATAGAAAAATCGCTTTCGCGTGCATTTACTTATTCATTTATTCTGGCGATGCCAATGCTTGCAGGTGGTGTCTTACTGGGCGATAAACTTCTGTATTATTTATACGGAGCGGATTTTGGGCGCGGCTATATAACAATGGTGGTATTATTAATTGTGCAGATAGTAAATATTTTCCAATATTCTTTCATATCATACCTGATAGCACTGGACCATCTGAAGGACCTGTTTAAGATCACTTTAGTGGCAATTGCTGTGAACATTGCATTGAATGCATTATTAATTCCTGCAATTGGTATTACCGGGGCTGCGGTTGCAACACTAGCTACAATGGTATTTAATGCAGTTCTTGCAATGCGGTTATTGTCAAAGAAGATTATAATCAGGATGGAGATTGGTAGTTTGTTGAATATTTTAATGGCGGCTCTTGCGATGTCGCTTTTAGTGGGAGGCTTCCGGATGTTGGTGCCACTTTCAAATGTTTGGCTGGTACTGGTTCCGGTTGTGCTTGGAGCTGTTGTATATGTGAGTTTGGTGTTAAAATTTGATATGAAGATATTTAACGAATTAAAAAAAATAGTGACATTAAATAAATAA
- a CDS encoding DegT/DnrJ/EryC1/StrS family aminotransferase — MVNMKNNHGKFIGNELKYVRQVLESDMKSATSGGWNQRLENMFAKRFNKRFGIAHNSGTSALHSCLSAIGVGPGDEVISPALTVMMDAFVTLHQNAVPVFADINPETFNVDPEDIERKITPRTKAIIVVDLYGLPADMDPVMKIAKEQNIPVIEDCAQCYLGEYKGRLAGSIGDFSCFSFENSKHISVGEGGIVLTDDETMAEKVRKCGGIGFKNLSADGGRIRLNEDVFQDPDYKRHDTLGWNYRLPELNAAVAVAQLERLEEIVEKRVTIAKYFEEAIEGCSWLVPQKVPEGYTSSYWTYAIKYEGDESIGVSWREFRKAYIENGGDGFYAAWSVPYLEPVMQNGYYYGKGCPINCPQYNVNISYEKGLCPVAESIQPRIMQFKTNYRDMDLAKSKAMALKKTIDKLEK, encoded by the coding sequence ATGGTAAATATGAAAAATAATCATGGGAAATTTATCGGCAATGAGTTAAAGTATGTAAGGCAAGTTTTAGAATCTGATATGAAGTCGGCAACAAGTGGGGGGTGGAATCAGCGCCTGGAGAATATGTTTGCCAAAAGATTCAATAAACGTTTTGGAATTGCCCATAACTCCGGTACATCTGCTTTACATAGCTGCCTGTCCGCAATTGGGGTTGGGCCAGGTGATGAAGTAATTAGTCCTGCTCTAACTGTAATGATGGATGCTTTTGTAACTCTTCATCAAAATGCAGTCCCGGTTTTTGCAGATATAAATCCGGAAACTTTTAATGTTGATCCTGAAGATATTGAACGAAAAATAACTCCAAGAACAAAAGCAATAATAGTAGTAGATTTATATGGGCTTCCGGCTGATATGGATCCTGTAATGAAAATCGCCAAAGAACAAAATATCCCGGTCATAGAAGATTGTGCACAATGCTATCTGGGAGAGTATAAAGGCCGCCTTGCAGGCTCTATAGGGGATTTTTCATGTTTCAGTTTCGAGAATTCCAAACACATCTCGGTGGGAGAAGGCGGGATTGTTCTTACTGACGATGAAACAATGGCAGAAAAGGTAAGGAAATGCGGCGGGATCGGTTTTAAGAATTTGAGTGCGGATGGCGGACGAATACGGTTAAATGAGGATGTTTTCCAGGATCCAGATTATAAACGCCATGATACTCTGGGATGGAACTACAGGTTGCCTGAATTAAATGCTGCTGTTGCTGTAGCACAATTGGAACGATTGGAAGAAATTGTTGAAAAAAGGGTCACTATTGCTAAGTATTTTGAGGAAGCCATTGAAGGTTGTTCATGGTTGGTCCCGCAAAAAGTTCCTGAAGGCTATACAAGCTCTTATTGGACTTATGCTATTAAGTACGAGGGCGACGAATCAATTGGAGTTTCATGGAGAGAATTCCGAAAAGCATATATCGAAAATGGGGGAGATGGCTTTTATGCAGCATGGAGCGTTCCATATCTGGAGCCGGTTATGCAAAATGGATATTACTATGGGAAAGGGTGCCCGATAAACTGTCCCCAGTACAATGTAAATATATCTTATGAAAAAGGATTATGCCCGGTCGCAGAGTCAATACAGCCCAGGATCATGCAATTTAAAACGAATTATAGGGATATGGATCTGGCAAAATCCAAGGCGATGGCTTTGAAAAAAACAATAGATAAACTTGAAAAATAA
- a CDS encoding radical SAM protein, with the protein MFDISFYMKVFDLKKQLMDGAIKDRDEVFNKFEEFRSREPVIYNIETTNACNMKCEMCPRTTRMTRPIETLDMETYEKIIDQIKPFSASQWSEWENFVEKNYKISRNDMSENHFFLYVIPKVLVLHGYGDPLLDRNMPERVRLLEKRNIPSYFSCNPANINIERTVKMFENGLNYIKFSLESVDDTRHKKVRGEASNFTESYKKILQLFELKRKYSYKTTIIITMLNLNKPWQQEEFKKLQESFKGLDAYVYLKSQDQQWYQDNKNKTNSIHWIEFCQFPWSSMTIKSNGESVECVEDFNNEIILGDAKKESLYAIWNGEKYRKFREDHFNLTQGIKCTEQCDMTLIGRLVKNTNN; encoded by the coding sequence ATGTTCGATATATCATTTTATATGAAGGTGTTTGATCTAAAAAAGCAATTGATGGACGGGGCGATAAAAGATAGAGATGAGGTATTTAACAAATTTGAGGAGTTTCGAAGCAGGGAACCTGTGATTTATAACATAGAAACTACGAACGCATGCAATATGAAATGCGAAATGTGCCCGCGCACTACCAGGATGACACGGCCGATTGAAACATTGGATATGGAAACTTATGAAAAAATTATAGATCAGATTAAACCCTTTTCGGCCAGCCAGTGGAGTGAATGGGAGAATTTCGTAGAGAAAAATTACAAAATTTCAAGAAATGACATGAGTGAAAATCATTTTTTCCTGTATGTTATTCCGAAAGTTCTGGTTCTTCATGGATATGGGGACCCTTTGCTTGACAGGAATATGCCTGAACGGGTCCGCCTGTTGGAAAAAAGAAACATACCTTCTTATTTCAGCTGCAATCCGGCCAACATCAATATTGAAAGAACAGTAAAAATGTTTGAGAATGGATTGAATTACATCAAATTTTCACTGGAAAGCGTGGACGACACCAGGCATAAAAAAGTTAGAGGAGAAGCTTCCAATTTTACGGAAAGCTATAAAAAAATTCTTCAATTATTCGAACTTAAACGTAAATATTCATACAAGACAACAATTATTATTACGATGCTGAATCTAAATAAGCCCTGGCAGCAGGAAGAATTTAAAAAGCTTCAGGAATCTTTCAAAGGTCTGGATGCTTACGTTTATCTGAAAAGCCAGGATCAGCAATGGTATCAGGATAATAAAAATAAAACGAATTCTATTCACTGGATAGAGTTCTGTCAATTCCCCTGGTCATCAATGACGATCAAATCCAATGGTGAATCTGTAGAATGTGTAGAAGATTTCAATAATGAGATAATCCTGGGGGATGCTAAAAAAGAATCCCTCTATGCTATCTGGAATGGGGAGAAGTATCGAAAATTCAGGGAAGATCATTTTAATTTAACACAAGGAATAAAATGCACTGAACAATGCGATATGACTCTTATCGGCAGGTTAGTTAAAAATACCAACAATTAA
- a CDS encoding N-acetylneuraminate synthase has translation MNKEISKKKVTIGNILVGDGCKTFIIAEIGINHQGDVEIAKKMIDTAISCGADAVKFQKRTINKILTKEALEKPYCGPHSFGATYGEHRKALELSRDNYFELKKYCDNKNIIFLASPWDEESADFLEELNVPAYKIASADLTNIPLLEHIAKKGKPVILATGMADISEIDYAVELLKNYTHDIILMQCTSTYPCAISDINLNVIPVLRKRYGLLVGYSGHDDGIIAPVIAAVLGACVVEKHFTLNRTWKGGDHAASLEPYGLSKMIRDIHNIKDSLGSGEKKILDSEIPIRHKLAKSIVSTCFIGKGTVIERNMLTTKSPGTGIPPKEIGKIVGKKALNNIDEDVVINYKDVDLNQ, from the coding sequence ATGAACAAGGAAATATCAAAGAAAAAAGTGACAATTGGTAATATTCTGGTTGGAGATGGTTGTAAAACTTTTATAATTGCAGAAATAGGCATAAATCACCAGGGTGATGTTGAAATAGCTAAGAAAATGATTGACACGGCAATCAGCTGCGGGGCAGATGCCGTAAAGTTCCAGAAACGAACGATCAACAAGATTTTAACAAAAGAGGCTCTTGAAAAACCATATTGTGGACCTCATAGTTTTGGGGCTACGTACGGCGAGCACAGAAAAGCGCTTGAATTATCCAGGGATAATTATTTTGAGCTTAAAAAATATTGTGATAATAAAAATATTATATTCCTGGCAAGTCCATGGGATGAAGAAAGTGCAGATTTTCTTGAAGAATTGAACGTTCCTGCTTATAAAATTGCATCTGCCGACTTGACTAACATACCTCTTCTGGAGCACATTGCGAAAAAAGGAAAACCCGTTATATTGGCAACAGGAATGGCGGATATTTCTGAAATTGATTATGCTGTGGAATTATTAAAGAATTATACACATGATATTATACTGATGCAATGTACATCAACTTATCCATGTGCTATTTCTGATATAAATTTAAATGTTATACCAGTGCTTCGGAAACGGTATGGCTTGCTGGTAGGTTATTCCGGCCATGATGATGGAATTATTGCTCCTGTGATAGCAGCAGTCCTGGGCGCATGTGTAGTAGAAAAACACTTTACATTAAACAGAACCTGGAAAGGTGGAGATCATGCTGCATCACTTGAACCTTACGGTTTATCGAAAATGATACGTGATATCCATAATATTAAAGATTCTCTCGGGTCCGGTGAAAAGAAAATATTGGATTCGGAAATCCCGATAAGGCATAAGCTGGCAAAGAGTATTGTTTCTACATGCTTTATTGGTAAAGGAACGGTAATTGAGAGAAATATGCTGACAACAAAAAGTCCGGGAACTGGCATTCCGCCAAAAGAGATCGGGAAAATTGTTGGAAAAAAAGCATTAAATAATATTGATGAAGACGTGGTTATCAATTATAAAGATGTGGATTTGAACCAATGA
- a CDS encoding HAD-IIIA family hydrolase: MKAKLGRIKLLAMDVDGVLTDGSMYYSENGDELKKFNTRDGMGIQLLKENGIKIAIITKEKTKLVERRANKLRVDNLYQGVENKLLALEELKNKYNLDYSEIAYIGDDINDICVLKKVGISICPADAIIDVKKVCSYIAKKKGGEGVVREFYELWENRMIQNHSLKMDNSLAGKSYEM, translated from the coding sequence ATGAAAGCAAAGCTGGGCCGGATAAAACTGCTGGCTATGGATGTTGATGGAGTGTTGACTGATGGCAGCATGTATTACTCTGAAAATGGGGATGAACTAAAAAAATTTAATACACGCGATGGAATGGGAATACAACTTTTGAAGGAAAATGGCATTAAAATAGCAATCATTACAAAAGAAAAAACTAAACTTGTTGAGAGGCGAGCAAACAAACTTAGGGTGGATAATTTATATCAAGGGGTTGAAAACAAATTATTGGCACTTGAGGAACTAAAAAACAAATATAATCTGGATTATTCTGAAATAGCATATATCGGGGATGATATAAATGATATATGCGTTCTTAAAAAGGTAGGGATATCGATATGTCCTGCTGATGCAATCATTGATGTAAAAAAAGTATGCAGCTATATAGCAAAGAAAAAAGGCGGGGAAGGAGTTGTGAGGGAATTTTATGAACTATGGGAAAATAGAATGATCCAGAATCATAGCTTGAAAATGGACAATTCACTGGCAGGAAAATCTTATGAAATGTAA
- a CDS encoding class I SAM-dependent methyltransferase produces the protein MKCNFCESPNNSIIFDWTRHEKNNILKCNNCGLVFKEMASTNKEIESFYKEKYRKIKTLPVQTAEEHHNDKVSIKDARDRTRFISENVDLKGKKILEIGSASGGLMENLRDAGAQIEGIELNDEYREYSKELGFNIFNKPVEYMNFNERYDIIVSFHTIEHFVDVKSAVKSIFSALKPNGIFLGEVPNENDWRISIFNNEIIKRFHYEPNHYYYFSPKVLKNYLETCGFNEIRLETVERYNSLLQLKNILCNTYSENNIEDILEKYIIPKNEKDDVRLPHVDDKIESEFNRIFEQAVNSELKGNCLRFVASKVTQ, from the coding sequence ATGAAATGTAATTTTTGTGAGTCACCGAATAATTCAATAATTTTTGATTGGACAAGACATGAGAAAAATAATATATTAAAATGTAATAATTGTGGTCTGGTTTTCAAAGAAATGGCAAGTACCAATAAAGAGATCGAGTCATTTTATAAAGAAAAGTACAGGAAAATAAAAACATTGCCTGTTCAAACTGCAGAGGAACACCATAATGATAAAGTTTCAATAAAGGATGCCAGAGATAGAACCCGGTTCATTTCAGAAAATGTTGATCTCAAAGGTAAAAAAATCCTTGAAATAGGTTCTGCATCAGGTGGTTTAATGGAAAATTTGAGAGATGCAGGTGCCCAGATTGAGGGAATTGAATTGAATGATGAATACCGGGAGTATTCTAAAGAACTTGGATTTAATATTTTTAACAAGCCTGTTGAATATATGAATTTCAACGAAAGATATGATATAATCGTATCTTTTCATACAATTGAACATTTTGTAGATGTAAAATCCGCAGTAAAATCAATATTTTCAGCATTAAAACCGAATGGGATTTTCCTCGGGGAAGTTCCCAATGAAAATGACTGGAGAATCTCAATATTTAATAATGAGATTATTAAACGATTTCATTATGAACCCAACCACTATTATTATTTTTCGCCCAAAGTATTAAAGAATTATCTTGAAACATGTGGTTTTAATGAAATCAGACTTGAAACGGTTGAGCGTTACAACAGTCTTTTGCAATTAAAAAATATACTTTGTAATACATATTCTGAGAATAATATTGAGGACATATTAGAAAAGTATATAATTCCCAAAAATGAAAAGGATGATGTCAGGTTACCTCATGTAGATGACAAAATAGAAAGTGAATTTAATCGAATTTTCGAACAAGCTGTTAATTCTGAATTAAAGGGTAATTGTTTGAGATTTGTAGCATCTAAGGTTACACAATAG
- a CDS encoding DUF268 domain-containing protein produces MQVIIRKLKKHFIKDHKKVQIPSNMVNEFTKGFYNDRAAKWHECISYQADVSIRKLSINSYLEKIKRNDFNFGYPDITRRIYEIICELVETENLKIGADVGCETGAYPAIQIAAGIEICNVFEIRDIEVDNEKVIVQRIDLCNNSNLQPKYDLITCISTIEHIGLGRYSDPLDSFGDLKMMDSIRKIMKPGGFAIIVFPCHPDYEGHVVFNAHRLYTPYRIAQLFEGFEIVDIPGVKESELNVGTFGGVPYIQQIRIIRKRKNLN; encoded by the coding sequence ATGCAAGTGATAATCCGAAAGTTGAAGAAACACTTTATAAAGGATCATAAAAAAGTGCAGATACCATCAAACATGGTGAATGAATTTACAAAGGGTTTTTATAATGACAGGGCTGCAAAGTGGCATGAATGTATAAGTTATCAGGCAGATGTCAGTATACGTAAGTTATCAATAAATTCGTATTTGGAAAAAATTAAAAGAAACGATTTTAACTTTGGATATCCGGATATCACACGAAGAATTTATGAAATTATTTGTGAACTTGTTGAAACAGAGAATCTAAAGATAGGAGCGGATGTCGGTTGTGAAACGGGTGCATACCCGGCTATACAAATTGCAGCAGGAATCGAAATATGTAATGTTTTTGAGATAAGAGATATCGAGGTAGATAATGAGAAAGTAATTGTGCAACGCATTGACCTATGCAACAATTCAAACTTGCAACCAAAATATGATTTAATTACTTGTATCAGCACCATTGAACATATAGGATTAGGACGTTACAGTGATCCGCTTGACTCATTTGGTGATCTGAAAATGATGGATTCTATTCGCAAAATTATGAAGCCCGGAGGTTTTGCAATCATAGTCTTCCCATGTCATCCAGATTATGAGGGACATGTAGTTTTCAATGCTCATAGATTGTATACTCCATATAGAATAGCACAATTGTTCGAAGGATTTGAGATTGTAGATATTCCGGGTGTAAAAGAAAGCGAATTAAATGTTGGTACATTTGGCGGTGTTCCATACATTCAACAAATTAGAATTATTAGAAAAAGAAAGAATTTGAATTGA
- a CDS encoding methyltransferase domain-containing protein: MKLHLGCGNIKLENFINIDSRKTIATDKIMDISSLNEYDNNSIELIYSCHCLEHFSYTDVKRILNEWNRVLVTNGELIIRVPNFDILVNTYLLRISKKGLKYRTLDINLLGDFLGGQDYPENTHKAFFNEKLTRNILHESGFINIKKIDYDYFPVNDASRHYSTMGFSSKKG, translated from the coding sequence ATGAAATTACATTTGGGTTGTGGAAACATAAAATTGGAAAATTTTATAAATATTGATTCAAGAAAGACAATAGCAACAGATAAAATAATGGATATATCAAGTCTAAATGAATATGATAATAATTCAATAGAGTTAATATATTCTTGTCATTGTTTAGAACATTTTAGTTATACAGATGTAAAAAGAATATTAAATGAATGGAATAGGGTATTAGTTACAAATGGAGAATTGATTATAAGAGTACCTAATTTTGATATACTGGTAAATACATATTTATTAAGAATCAGCAAAAAAGGATTAAAATATCGAACATTAGATATAAACCTGTTGGGAGATTTTTTAGGTGGGCAGGACTATCCTGAGAATACTCATAAGGCTTTTTTCAATGAAAAACTTACCAGGAATATTTTACATGAATCGGGATTTATTAATATAAAAAAAATAGATTATGATTATTTCCCCGTAAATGATGCAAGCAGACATTATTCTACAATGGGATTTAGTTCTAAAAAAGGTTAA
- a CDS encoding FkbM family methyltransferase: MMQADIILQWDLVLKKVKNMNKPTWLLDHKQNVYSQSGEDGIIENILDIITPLNKWCVEFGAHDGKTMSNTRNLIENKNYSSILIEGDKRKFIELQKNYLNNNKVITINQFVGFEGEYTLDKILKKTCIPVDFDFLSIDVDGNDYHIWSEMLTYKPKVICVEFNPTIPTNIEFVQSKDMSVNQGSSLLSLMKLGVIKGYELVSVLDFNAFFIRKEYYPLFQIENNTPEVMRTNLDSITYFFQGFDGTIFLRGNMRLSWHGVDLKESKIQHLPKFLRKRNLGTIELMILQLWILFLNPNIFIIKLKKIVSGIK; the protein is encoded by the coding sequence ATGATGCAAGCAGACATTATTCTACAATGGGATTTAGTTCTAAAAAAGGTTAAAAATATGAATAAACCAACTTGGCTTTTAGATCATAAACAAAATGTTTACTCACAATCAGGTGAGGATGGAATAATTGAGAATATCCTTGATATTATTACTCCACTCAACAAATGGTGCGTAGAATTTGGGGCGCACGATGGTAAAACGATGAGTAATACAAGGAATCTAATCGAAAATAAAAACTATTCATCAATTTTAATAGAGGGGGATAAAAGAAAATTCATAGAATTACAAAAGAATTACTTAAATAATAATAAAGTAATTACGATAAATCAATTCGTTGGATTTGAAGGAGAATATACTCTTGATAAGATTTTAAAGAAAACTTGTATTCCGGTAGATTTTGACTTTCTCAGTATTGATGTGGATGGAAATGATTATCATATATGGAGTGAGATGTTGACTTACAAACCGAAAGTAATCTGTGTTGAGTTCAATCCGACAATTCCTACAAATATTGAATTTGTACAATCAAAAGATATGTCAGTTAACCAGGGTTCAAGTTTATTATCGTTGATGAAACTTGGAGTTATAAAAGGATATGAATTAGTATCTGTCTTGGATTTTAATGCGTTTTTCATAAGGAAGGAATATTATCCATTGTTTCAGATTGAAAACAATACTCCAGAAGTAATGAGAACAAATTTAGATTCAATTACATACTTCTTCCAAGGCTTTGATGGAACGATTTTTCTACGAGGAAATATGAGATTATCCTGGCATGGTGTTGATTTGAAAGAATCAAAAATCCAGCATCTACCAAAATTTCTTCGTAAACGTAATCTTGGAACAATCGAATTGATGATATTGCAGCTTTGGATATTATTTTTAAATCCTAATATTTTTATTATTAAACTGAAAAAAATAGTTTCCGGGATTAAATAG